In the genome of Raphanus sativus cultivar WK10039 chromosome 4, ASM80110v3, whole genome shotgun sequence, one region contains:
- the LOC108851913 gene encoding LOW QUALITY PROTEIN: plant intracellular Ras-group-related LRR protein 8 (The sequence of the model RefSeq protein was modified relative to this genomic sequence to represent the inferred CDS: inserted 1 base in 1 codon), which yields MMGYEQMNQMTMKTTAMMKTFNKMGPINTPHKKATRRSVSAIDGGAAATAGEGDRRRKLKTRDLSGMSLASLSASSINLASISKLDLXNNNIQQIPESLVARMLNLWALDLHSNLLKTLPNSIGCLSKLKFLNVSGNNLQHLPKTIEDCRSLEELNANFNELSMLPDTIGFELTNLTKLSVNSNKLVVLPSSLSHLTSLRVLDARLNRLGSLPGDLENLVNLQVLNVSQNFQHLKELPYSVGLLISLEELDVSYNGITVLPDSIGCLRRIQKLSVEGNPLVSPPFEVVEQGLEAVKRYMSEKMTESYKKTPMKKTLWGIGKMVKYKTFNGLSSSPGRSPGRRTGGDRHGNERGGFINVSDYRQIDGIASPRHVSLFNPRRLLSPLSAYFSPPRY from the exons ATGATGGGTTACGAGCAGATGAATCAGATGACAATGAAAACAACGGCGATGATGAAGACTTTCAATAAGATGGGACCAATCAATACTCCACATAAGAAAGCAACTAGGAGAAGTGTATCGGCCATTGATGGTGGTGCTGCTGCGACGGCTGGAGAAGGAGATCGTCGACGGAAGCTCAAGACTCGAGATCTCAGCGGCATGTCCTTGGCTTCCCTCTCAGCATCTTCTATCAACCTAGCTTCCATCTCAAAACTCGATC TCAACAACAATATTcag CAAATTCCGGAATCTCTAGTAGcgagaatgttaaatttatggGCATTAGATTTGCACTCCAACCTGCTCAAAACACTTCCCAACTCCATCGGATGTCTTTCCAAGCTTAAGTTTCTTAATGTCTCCGGAAATAATCTACAACATCTCCCCAAAACAATAGAAGATTGCAG ATCGCTGGAAGAGCTGAACGCCAATTTCAACGAACTGAGCATGCTTCCAGACACGATAGGGTTTGAGCTAACGAATCTGACGAAGCTCTCCGTAAACTCAAACAAGCTTGTCGTGTTGCCAAGCTCCCTTAGCCACTTGACGTCGCTGCGTGTGCTCGACGCCAGGCTCAACCGCCTTGGATCGCTCCCTGGTGATCTAGAGAACCTCGTGAACCTTCAGGTCCTTAACGTTAGCCAGAACTTCCAGCACTTGAAAGAGTTACCTTACTCTGTTGGGTTACTGATATCTCTCGAGGAGCTTGACGTTAGTTATAACGGCATTACCGTTTTACCGGACTCCATAGGCTGTCTTCGCCGGATTCAGAAGCTCTCCGTCGAGGGCAATCCCCTCGTCTCCCCACCTTTTGAAGTG GTGGAGCAAGGTTTGGAAGCAGTGAAGCGGTACATGAGCGAGAAGATGACCGAGTCGTATAAAAAAACTCCAATGAAGAAAACGTTGTGGGGCATTGGTAAGATGGTCAAGTACAAGACCTTTAACGGCCTGAGCTCATCTCCTGGAAGGTCTCCAGGAAGGAGAACCGGTGGTGACCGCCATGGAAACGAGAGGGGAGGCTTCATCAACGTCTCCGATTATCGCCAAATCGACGGAATCGCTTCCCCTAGACATGTGTCCCTGTTCAATCCGAGACGCCTCTTGTCTCCATTATCTGCTTATTTCTCTCCTCCAAGGTATTAG
- the LOC108851900 gene encoding uncharacterized protein LOC108851900 isoform X2, with amino-acid sequence MAENVKEREDGNAELVNTMGDNKHASLMTPAAIYYYSAIKGTYTLVKDVDDVENGAYDKPLPCFGCGIGWFSFLLGFVFPFLWYYSTCLYFGNNYRKDPRERAGLAASAITAMGFSLLLMVIFAFKWF; translated from the exons ATGGCAGAAA ATGTTAAAGAGCGTGAAGATGGAAATGCAGAGCTGGTGAATACCATGGGTGATAATAAACATGCTAGTCTCATGACACCAGCTGCTATATATTATTACTCTGCTATTAAAG GAACATATACTCTTGTAAAAGACGTGGACGATGTGGAAAATGGAGCCTATGATAAACCTCTTCCATGCTTTGGTTGCGGAATTGGATGGTTCTC CTTTCTCCTGGGTTTTGTGTTCCCATTCTTGTGGTACTATTCGACGTGTCTCTATTTCGGGAACAACTACCGCAAGGATCCTAGAGAAAGAGCCGGACTTGCTGCTTCTGCAATCACT GCTATGGGATTCTCCCTCTTGCTAATGGTGATTTTTGCTTTCAAGTGGTTTTAA
- the LOC108851900 gene encoding uncharacterized protein LOC108851900 isoform X1, translated as MAENVKEREDGNAELVNTMGDNKHASLMTPAAIYYYSAIKDAMVCGKGTYTLVKDVDDVENGAYDKPLPCFGCGIGWFSFLLGFVFPFLWYYSTCLYFGNNYRKDPRERAGLAASAITAMGFSLLLMVIFAFKWF; from the exons ATGGCAGAAA ATGTTAAAGAGCGTGAAGATGGAAATGCAGAGCTGGTGAATACCATGGGTGATAATAAACATGCTAGTCTCATGACACCAGCTGCTATATATTATTACTCTGCTATTAAAG ATGCTATGGTTTGTGGAAAAGGAACATATACTCTTGTAAAAGACGTGGACGATGTGGAAAATGGAGCCTATGATAAACCTCTTCCATGCTTTGGTTGCGGAATTGGATGGTTCTC CTTTCTCCTGGGTTTTGTGTTCCCATTCTTGTGGTACTATTCGACGTGTCTCTATTTCGGGAACAACTACCGCAAGGATCCTAGAGAAAGAGCCGGACTTGCTGCTTCTGCAATCACT GCTATGGGATTCTCCCTCTTGCTAATGGTGATTTTTGCTTTCAAGTGGTTTTAA
- the LOC108853720 gene encoding mitogen-activated protein kinase kinase 1: MKRGSLSLNPISLPPPEQSISKFLTQSGTFKDGDLQVNKDGIQTVSQSEPGAPPPIEPLDNQLSLADLEVIKVIGKGSSGSVQLVKHKLTQQFFALKVIQLNTEESTCRSISQELRINLVSQCPYLVSCYQSFYHNGLVSIILEFMDGGSLLDLLKKVERVPENMLAAICKRVLRGLCYIHDERRIIHRDLKPSNLLINHRGEVKITDFGVSKILSSTSSLANTFVGTHLYMSPERIIGKAYGSKSDIWSLGLVLLECATGKFPYTPPEHMKGWTSVYELVDAIVENPPPRAPSHLFSQDFCSFISQCVQKDPRDRKSAKELLEHRFLNMFEDVDVNLSSYFTAAGSLIPPLANR, from the exons ATGAAGAGAGGCAGCTTGAGTCTTAATCCCATCTCTCTCCCTCCTCCTGAGCAATCCATCTCCAAATTCCT AACACAGAGCGGAACGTTCAAGGATGGGGACCTTCAAGTGAACAAAGATGGAATCCAGACAGTATCTCAGTCTGAGCCTGGAGCT ccaCCTCCTATTGAGCCATTGGACAACCAGTTAAGTTTGGCTGATCTTGAAGTGATCAAAGTCATTGGCAAAGGAAGCAGTGGTAGTGTTCAGTTGGTTAAACACAAACTAACTCAACAGTTTTTCGCTCTTAAG gtTATACAGTTAAACACAGAAGAATCTACATGTCGATCGATTTCTCAGGAGCTGAGGATAAACTTGGTCTCGCAATGTCCATATCTAGTCTCATGTTATCAGTCTTTCTATCATAACGGTCTGGTTTCAATCATATTGGAGTTCATGGATGGTGGCTCTCTTTTGGATTTGTTGAAGAAAGTCGAGAGAGTTCCTGAAAACATGCTCGCTGCCATCTGCAAGCGA GTGCTCCGAGGCTTGTGCTATATTCACGATGAGAGGAGAATCATTCATAGGGACTTGAAGCCTTCTAACTTGCTAATCAATCACAGAGGTGAAGTCAAGATCACAGACTTTGGTGTCAGCAAGATCTTGTCTAGCACAAGCAGTCTAGCTAATACCTTCGTGGGCACACACTTGTATATGTCT CCAGAGAGAATCATTGGAAAGGCATATGGGAGCAAGAGTGATATATGGAGCTTGGGACTGGTTCTGCTCGAATGTGCAACTGGTAAGTTTCCGTATACTCCTCCTGAACACATGAAGGGATGGACTAGCGTGTACGAGCTAGTTGACGCCATTGTTGAAAACCCGCCTCCTCGTGCACCTTCTCATCTGTTTTCTCAAGATTTTTGCTCCTTCATCTCGCAATG TGTACAAAAAGATCCAAGAGACAGAAAATCTGCAAAGGAGCTTCTG GAACATAGGTTCCTCAACATGTTTGAAGATGTGGATGTGAATCTCTCGTCTTACTTCACCGCCGCAGGATCTTTGATTCCCCCACTTGCTAACAGATAG
- the LOC108853719 gene encoding protein phosphatase 2C 56 — protein MEEVSPAVAMPFMPFPETQMELAGIMLGNGYCNDQYSAQDSDNNGEETSCSVSGAQSSEIVAGEGINNGSDERSTKMMISRTESRSLFEFKSVPLYGVTSICGRRPEMEDAVSTIPRFLQSPTNSLIDGRFNPQSTAHFFGVYDGHGGSQVADYCRERMHLALAEEIAKENPMLCDGDTWQEKWKRALFNSFLRVDSEIESVAPETVGSTSVVAVVFPTHIFVASCGDSRAVLCRGKTALPLSTDHKPDREDEAARIEAAGGKVIRWNGARVFGVLAMSRSIGDRYLKPSIIPDPEVTAVRRVKEDDCLILASDGVWDVITDEEACEMARKRILLWHKKNAVAGDASLLTNERRGEGKDPAAMSAAEYLSKLALQRGSKDNITVVVVDLKPQRKFKSKPLN, from the exons atggaggaagtgtCTCCGGCGGTTGCTATGCCTTTCATGCCATTCCCCGAGACCCAGATGGAGCTCGCAGGTATCATGTTGGGCAATGGCTACTGCAACGACCAATACTCAGCTCAAGATTCCGACAACAACGGCGAGGAGACTTCGTGTTCCGTTTCTGGAGCTCAATCGTCAGAGATAGTCGCCGGAGAAGGGATCAACAACGGCTCAGACGAGAGATCGACGAAGATGATGATCAGCAGAACGGAGAGCAGGAGTCTGTTCGAGTTCAAGAGCGTGCCTTTGTACGGAGTGACTTCGATCTGTGGGAGAAGACCGGAGATGGAAGATGCTGTCTCCACCATACCTAGATTCCTTCAATCTCCGACCAATTCGTTGATTGACGGTCGTTTCAATCCTCAGTCAACCGCTCACTTCTTCGGCGTCTACGACGGACACGGCGGTTCTCAG GTTGCGGACTATTGCAGAGAGAGGATGCATCTGGCTTTAGCTGAGGAGATCGCCAAGGAGAATCCGATGCTCTGCGATGGTGACACGTGGCAGGAGAAGTGGAAGAGGGCTTTGTTCAACTCGTTCCTCCGCGTTGACTCGGAGATCGAGTCAGTGGCCCCGGAGACTGTTGGGTCAACGTCGGTGGTCGCCGTAGTCTTCCCGACTCATATCTTCGTCGCGAGTTGTGGTGACTCCAGAGCCGTTCTCTGCCGTGGCAAAACTGCTCTCCCTTTATCCACTGACCACAAA CCGGATAGAGAAGATGAAGCGGCGAGGATTGAAGCCGCCGGAGGGAAAGTGATCAGATGGAACGGAGCTCGTGTCTTTGGTGTTCTCGCTATGTCAAGATCCATTG GCGATAGATACTTGAAACCATCGATCATTCCTGATCCGGAAGTGACGGCTGTGAGGAGAGTTAAAGAAGATGACTGTCTGATACTGGCGAGTGACGGTGTTTGGGATGTAATAACGGATGAGGAAGCGTGTGAGATGGCGCGGAAGCGGATTCTCTTGTGGCACAAGAAGAACGCGGTGGCTGGAGATGCGTCGTTGCTCACGAATGAGAGGAGAGGGGAAGGGAAAGATCCGGCGGCAATGTCGGCAGCTGAGTACTTGTCAAAACTGGCGTTACAGAGAGGGAGCAAAGACAATATCACTGTGGTGGTGGTTGATTTGAAGCCTCAGAGGAAATTCAAGAGCAAACCCTTGAATTGA
- the LOC108851575 gene encoding beta-galactosidase 12 isoform X1 codes for MGLNFRDKAWVFLWILCCSSLICSVKATVTYDRKTVIINGQRRILLSGSIHYPRSTPEMWPDLIQKAKEGGLDVIQTYVFWNGHEPSPGQYYFEDRYDLVKFIKLVQQAGLYVHLRIGPYVCAEWNFGGFPVWLKYVSGMAFRTDNEPFKAAMQKFTEKIVGMMKQENLFETQGGPIILSQVENEYGPVEWEIGAPGKAYTKWAAQMAEGLSTGVPWIMCKQDEDVPDSIINTCNGFYCEGFKPKSDNKPKMWTENWTSWLTEFGGAVPYRPAEDIAFSVARFIHNGGSFMNYYMYHGGTNFDRTAGQFIATSYDYDAPLDEYGLPREPKYSHLTKLHKVIKLCEPALVSVDPTVTWLGDKLEAHVYKSKSSCAAFLSNYNNISAARVSFGGSTYDLPPWSISILPDCKTEYYNTAKVQVRTPSIHMKMVPTNTQLSWGSYNEEIPSPYDSNNGTFAKEGLVEQISMTRDKTDYLWYLADVAISDDEKFLKTGEDPLLSIDSAGHALSVFVNGQLAGTAYGSLENPKLTFSQKIKLHAGVNKLALLSIAAGLPNVGVHYETWNIGIIGPVTLKGVNSGTWDMSKWKWSYKIGTKGEALSIHTVTGSSTVEWKEGTLLAKKQPLTWYKTTFDMPSGSEPLALDMNTMGKGQIWINGKNIGRHWPAYTARGKCERCSYAGTFTEKKCLSNCGEASQRWYHVPRSWLKPSANLIVVLEEWGGDPNGISLVTRTGKK; via the exons ATGGGGCTTAACTTTAGGGATAAAGCATGGGTTTTTCTGTGGATTCTTTGTTGTTCATCGTTGATTTGTTCGGTCAAAGCAACAGTAACTTACGATCGTAAAACTGTGATCATCAATGGTCAGAGAAGGATCCTTCTATCTGGCTCCATTCACTACCCAAGAAGCACACCTGAG ATGTGGCCTGATCTTATACAGAAGGCCAAAGAAGGAGGCCTGGATGTAATACAGACTTATGTTTTCTGGAATGGGCATGAACCTTCTCCTGGACAA tATTATTTTGAGGATAGATATGATCTGGTTAAGTTCATCAAGCTGGTACAACAAGCTGGTCTCTACGTTCATCTCAGAATTGGTCCTTACGTTTGTGCTGAGTGGAACTTTGG AGGGTTTCCTGTCTGGCTCAAATATGTTTCCGGTATGGCTTTTAGGACTGACAATGAACCTTTCAAG GCTGCAATGCAAAAATTCACTGAGAAGATTGTGGGAATGATGAAACAAGAAAATTTGTTTGAGACTCAAGGAGGACCCATCATTCTGTCACAG GTAGAGAATGAGTATGGACCAGTAGAGTGGGAGATAGGAGCACCAGGGAAGGCATACACAAAATGGGCAGCTCAAATGGCAGAAGGGCTCTCTACAGGCGTCCCATGGATTATGTGCAAGCAAGATGAAGATGTTCCTGATTCGATT ATAAACACATGCAATGGTTTTTATTGTGAGGGTTTTAAACCAAAGTCGGATAACAAGCCGAAGATGTGGACCGAGAACTGGACTAGTTG GTTGACCGAGTTTGGAGGTGCGGTACCGTATAGACCAGCCGAAGACATCGCCTTCTCTGTGGCTCGCTTCATACACAACGGTGGCTCCTTCATGAATTACTATATG TATCATGGAGGAACAAACTTCGACAGAACAGCCGGTCAATTCATCGCTACTAGCTATGATTACGACGCTCCACTTGATGAATATG GATTACCGAGAGAACCTAAGTATAGTCACTTGACAAAGTTACATAAGGTGATCAAGCTCTGTGAGCCAGCACTGGTCTCTGTTGATCCCACAGTCACATGGCTAGGCGACAAACTAGAA gCTCATGTGTACAAGTCCAAGTCATCCTGCGCTGCTTTTCTCTCAAACTACAACAATATTTCTGCCGCAAGAGTCTCGTTCGGGGGATCAACATATGATCTACCTCCTTGGTCTATCAGTATTCTACCTGATTGCAAAACCGAGTACTACAACACTGCAAAG GTACAGGTCCGTACACCAAGCATACACATGAAGATGGTTCCCACAAACACACAATTATCTTGGGGATCATACAACGAAGAGATTCCTTCTCCATACGACAGTAACAATGGTACGTTTGCCAAAGAAGGGCTTGTGGAACAGATAAGCATGACCAGAGACAAGACAGACTATCTCTGGTATCTAGCAGA cGTTGCGATCAGTGATGATGAGAAGTTCTTGAAGACTGGTGAAGACCCTCTTCTTAGTATTGACTCAGCTGGTCATGCTCTTAGTGTATTTGTTAATGGACAGCTTGCAG GAACTGCTTACGGATCACTGGAGAACCCAAAGCTAACATTTAGTCAGAAGATAAAACTACATGCAGGAGTCAACAAACTTGCCCTGTTGAGTATAGCAGCTGGTCTCCCG AATGTTGGTGTTCATTATGAGACTTGGAATATTGGGATTATTGGCCCAGTCACACTCAAGGGAGTTAACTCCGGAACATGGGACATGTCTAAGTGGAAATGGTCCTACAAG ATTGGTACCAAGGGTGAGGCTCTGAGCATTCATACAGTAACCGGGAGTTCCACCGTGGAGTGGAAAGAAGGAACATTGTTGGCGAAGAAACAACCCTTGACCTGGTACAAG ACTACTTTTGACATGCCATCAGGGAGTGAACCATTGGCTTTGGACATGAACACGATGGGGAAAGGCCAAATTTGGATAAACGGGAAGAACATAGGACGACACTGGCCTGCATATACAGCTCGCGGGAAATGCGAACGCTGCAGCTATGCTGGAACTTTCACCGAGAAGAAATGTTTGAGTAACTGTGGGGAAGCTTCCCAAAGATG GTACCATGTGCCTCGTTCGTGGCTGAAACCATCTGCAAACCTTATAGTTGTACTCGAGGAGTGGGGTGGTGACCCCAATGGGATCTCCCTTGTAACAAGAACAGGCAAAAAATAG
- the LOC108851575 gene encoding beta-galactosidase 12 isoform X2: MGLNFRDKAWVFLWILCCSSLICSVKATVTYDRKTVIINGQRRILLSGSIHYPRSTPEMWPDLIQKAKEGGLDVIQTYVFWNGHEPSPGQYYFEDRYDLVKFIKLVQQAGLYVHLRIGPYVCAEWNFGGFPVWLKYVSGMAFRTDNEPFKAAMQKFTEKIVGMMKQENLFETQGGPIILSQVENEYGPVEWEIGAPGKAYTKWAAQMAEGLSTGVPWIMCKQDEDVPDSIINTCNGFYCEGFKPKSDNKPKMWTENWTSWLTEFGGAVPYRPAEDIAFSVARFIHNGGSFMNYYMYHGGTNFDRTAGQFIATSYDYDAPLDEYGLPREPKYSHLTKLHKVIKLCEPALVSVDPTVTWLGDKLEAHVYKSKSSCAAFLSNYNNISAARVSFGGSTYDLPPWSISILPDCKTEYYNTAKVRTPSIHMKMVPTNTQLSWGSYNEEIPSPYDSNNGTFAKEGLVEQISMTRDKTDYLWYLADVAISDDEKFLKTGEDPLLSIDSAGHALSVFVNGQLAGTAYGSLENPKLTFSQKIKLHAGVNKLALLSIAAGLPNVGVHYETWNIGIIGPVTLKGVNSGTWDMSKWKWSYKIGTKGEALSIHTVTGSSTVEWKEGTLLAKKQPLTWYKTTFDMPSGSEPLALDMNTMGKGQIWINGKNIGRHWPAYTARGKCERCSYAGTFTEKKCLSNCGEASQRWYHVPRSWLKPSANLIVVLEEWGGDPNGISLVTRTGKK; this comes from the exons ATGGGGCTTAACTTTAGGGATAAAGCATGGGTTTTTCTGTGGATTCTTTGTTGTTCATCGTTGATTTGTTCGGTCAAAGCAACAGTAACTTACGATCGTAAAACTGTGATCATCAATGGTCAGAGAAGGATCCTTCTATCTGGCTCCATTCACTACCCAAGAAGCACACCTGAG ATGTGGCCTGATCTTATACAGAAGGCCAAAGAAGGAGGCCTGGATGTAATACAGACTTATGTTTTCTGGAATGGGCATGAACCTTCTCCTGGACAA tATTATTTTGAGGATAGATATGATCTGGTTAAGTTCATCAAGCTGGTACAACAAGCTGGTCTCTACGTTCATCTCAGAATTGGTCCTTACGTTTGTGCTGAGTGGAACTTTGG AGGGTTTCCTGTCTGGCTCAAATATGTTTCCGGTATGGCTTTTAGGACTGACAATGAACCTTTCAAG GCTGCAATGCAAAAATTCACTGAGAAGATTGTGGGAATGATGAAACAAGAAAATTTGTTTGAGACTCAAGGAGGACCCATCATTCTGTCACAG GTAGAGAATGAGTATGGACCAGTAGAGTGGGAGATAGGAGCACCAGGGAAGGCATACACAAAATGGGCAGCTCAAATGGCAGAAGGGCTCTCTACAGGCGTCCCATGGATTATGTGCAAGCAAGATGAAGATGTTCCTGATTCGATT ATAAACACATGCAATGGTTTTTATTGTGAGGGTTTTAAACCAAAGTCGGATAACAAGCCGAAGATGTGGACCGAGAACTGGACTAGTTG GTTGACCGAGTTTGGAGGTGCGGTACCGTATAGACCAGCCGAAGACATCGCCTTCTCTGTGGCTCGCTTCATACACAACGGTGGCTCCTTCATGAATTACTATATG TATCATGGAGGAACAAACTTCGACAGAACAGCCGGTCAATTCATCGCTACTAGCTATGATTACGACGCTCCACTTGATGAATATG GATTACCGAGAGAACCTAAGTATAGTCACTTGACAAAGTTACATAAGGTGATCAAGCTCTGTGAGCCAGCACTGGTCTCTGTTGATCCCACAGTCACATGGCTAGGCGACAAACTAGAA gCTCATGTGTACAAGTCCAAGTCATCCTGCGCTGCTTTTCTCTCAAACTACAACAATATTTCTGCCGCAAGAGTCTCGTTCGGGGGATCAACATATGATCTACCTCCTTGGTCTATCAGTATTCTACCTGATTGCAAAACCGAGTACTACAACACTGCAAAG GTCCGTACACCAAGCATACACATGAAGATGGTTCCCACAAACACACAATTATCTTGGGGATCATACAACGAAGAGATTCCTTCTCCATACGACAGTAACAATGGTACGTTTGCCAAAGAAGGGCTTGTGGAACAGATAAGCATGACCAGAGACAAGACAGACTATCTCTGGTATCTAGCAGA cGTTGCGATCAGTGATGATGAGAAGTTCTTGAAGACTGGTGAAGACCCTCTTCTTAGTATTGACTCAGCTGGTCATGCTCTTAGTGTATTTGTTAATGGACAGCTTGCAG GAACTGCTTACGGATCACTGGAGAACCCAAAGCTAACATTTAGTCAGAAGATAAAACTACATGCAGGAGTCAACAAACTTGCCCTGTTGAGTATAGCAGCTGGTCTCCCG AATGTTGGTGTTCATTATGAGACTTGGAATATTGGGATTATTGGCCCAGTCACACTCAAGGGAGTTAACTCCGGAACATGGGACATGTCTAAGTGGAAATGGTCCTACAAG ATTGGTACCAAGGGTGAGGCTCTGAGCATTCATACAGTAACCGGGAGTTCCACCGTGGAGTGGAAAGAAGGAACATTGTTGGCGAAGAAACAACCCTTGACCTGGTACAAG ACTACTTTTGACATGCCATCAGGGAGTGAACCATTGGCTTTGGACATGAACACGATGGGGAAAGGCCAAATTTGGATAAACGGGAAGAACATAGGACGACACTGGCCTGCATATACAGCTCGCGGGAAATGCGAACGCTGCAGCTATGCTGGAACTTTCACCGAGAAGAAATGTTTGAGTAACTGTGGGGAAGCTTCCCAAAGATG GTACCATGTGCCTCGTTCGTGGCTGAAACCATCTGCAAACCTTATAGTTGTACTCGAGGAGTGGGGTGGTGACCCCAATGGGATCTCCCTTGTAACAAGAACAGGCAAAAAATAG